A region of the Bacillus sp. (in: firmicutes) genome:
AACCAAGTGGACGGAGTAATCTACGACTTAGGAGTTTCTTCTCCCCAATTAGATCTTCCTGAACGTGGTTTCAGTTATCAGCATGATGTACCTTTAGATATGCGGATGGACTTAGATAAAGAGTTAACAGCCTACGACATCGTCAATCATTGGCCGTTTGAAGAGCTCGTCCGTATTTTTTCAAAATATGGCGAAGAACGCTTCTCAAAACAAATTGCCCGAAAAATTGAACAGTCGCGCGAACGGAAGCCAATTGAGACAACAGGCGAATTAGTAGAACTCATCAAAGAAGGGATTCCAGCTCCTGCTAGGAGGAAAGGGGGGCACCCAGCCAAACGAGTATTCCAAGCCATTCGGATTGCTGTAAACGATGAATTAGGGGCGTTTGAGGAATCATTAAAAAAAGCGATTGAATTATTAAAACCGGGTGGTCGAATTAGCGTCATTACCTTTCACTCATTAGAGGATCGTATTTGTAAAACGATTTTCAAAGAATATAGCCAAGCACCAGATTTACCACCAGGTTTACCAATCATTCCTCAAGAATTTAAGCCAGTTTTAAAACTAGTTACGAGGAAACCAATTTTACCTAGTGATGAAGAATTAGAGCAAAACAATCGGGCACGTTCAGCAAAATTGCGTATAGCAGAAAAACGATAAAAAGGAGGAACAAATGTGGGGAACGTAGCTAGAAAATATCAAACACAAGAATCTGTAAACCACCAGCCAAAACAAACGGTTCAAACAAAGGTAAGGCAAAAGGTAGGAATTACAAAAGGGGAAAAGTTGTTAGGGGCGCTGTTCATTACCTTTATTTGTGTGATGGCGGTTCAACTGATTCAAGCGCAAGCGGATATTTATGCAGTGAATAAAGAAATTCAAGATGTTCAAAAAGCCATCCAAGAGCAAGAAAAACAAAATGAACAGCTTCAGCTCCAAGTGAACGAGCTTAGTACGTACGAACGCATTTGGCAAAAAGCAAAAGAATTAGGCTTAGATTTAAACGAGAATAACGTCAAGGTTGTGCAGAAAAAATGAACCAAGTAAAAGGCAATATGAAACGAGGAGCAGTAATATTGTTTTTAATATTCAGCCTCCTCTTTTTTATATTAATTTTCCGCTTTATGGTGATTCAAATTACCGGTGAAGTGGATGGAAAAGTGTTAGCAGCAAAAGCGGCTCAACAACATTTACGGAGTGCCGTTTTAGAAGCTACCAGAGGAAACATCTATGACCAACATGGAGAAGTGATTGCCGAAGATACGGTTTCCTATTCCCTTATCGCCATTTTGGATCCTAAAGTGACAACCGATATGGAGCATCCACGTCATGTTGTTGATCCAGAAATGACAGCTGAAAAGCTTGCAACCGTGCTTTCCATGAGCAAAGAAGAAATTTATCAAATTTTAACAAAGAAAGGACGATTCCAAGTAGAGTTTGGAAGTGCCGGGAGAAATTTAACAGTTCATGAAAAAGAACAAATAGAATCGTTGAACCTTCCAGGCATTACATTTATTGAAGATCGTAAACGGTCCTATCCGAATGGTGTGTTTGCGTCTCATTTAATCGGCTTTGCAGAAAAAGAAGTCGTTAATGGGAAAGAAGAATTGGTTGGAGTACTTGGGATTGAAAAAAGCTTCAATGATTTGTTAAAAGGAAAAGACGGATATATTCAGTACGAAAGCGATATATGGGAATATATATTGCCGAATAGCACAAAAATGGTAAAAAAACCACAAAACGGAAAAGATATTTATTTAACGATTGATAAGAAAATCCAAACCTTTTTAGAAGATGCACTAACGGAAGTAGAAAAAGAGTATTCTCCGAAAAAAATGATCGCCATCGTCGCAGACCCAAAAACGGGTCGAATTTTAGCGATGGGTCAGCGCCCATCCTTCCACTTAGAAACAAGAGAAGGCATTAATCAATCTTGGCATAATGAAGTGGTGGAGTGGGCGTATGAACCAGGTTCGACCATGAAAATTTTTTCATTGGCAGCGGCTGTTGAAGAAGGAGTATTTCATCCAGAGGATACGTATGTATCTGGTTCTTACCGTTTGGAAAGTGGAGGATCAATTAGAGACCATAACGGAAAAGGTTGGGGGAAAATTACGTTTTTAGAAGGTGTTCAACGTTCCTCAAACGTAGCTTTTGCCTACTTATTGGAGAAAATGGGAACCGATGTGTTTCGTGAGTATTTAGATGCATTTAAGTTCGGTGTTCCTACAGGCATTGGTTTGCCGAATGAACCAAGCGGGCACATTTTATATAATTGGCCAATCGAAAAAGTAACAACGGCTTTTGGACAAGGAACTACAGTGACTCCGTTACAATTAATTCAAGCGATGACGGCAATTGCTAATGACGGAAAGATGATGAAACCGTACGTGATTGAAAAAATTGTCGATCCAGACACGAATAAAGTGATTAAGCAATCCGAACCAGCAGTGGTTGGTACTCCAATTAGTAAACAAACAGCCAAAGAGGTGCGGGATATATTAGAAACCGTTGTCTCCGCGCCTGAAGGAACAGGGCACGCCTATCAATTGGAAGGCTATGATGTTGCCGGAAAAACAGGGACAGCACAAATTCCAAATCCAGACGGTCGTGGATATTTAACTGGTTGGGACAATTATCTTTTCTCGTTTTTAGGTATTGCGCCAAAAGACGACCCACAATTAATTATGTATGTGGCTATCCAACAACCAGACTTAGACGATGAAAAATATGAATCAGGTTCAGCCCCTGTATCCAAAATCTTTAACCCGGTTATGAAAAATAGTTTACAATATTTAAATATCCAACCGAAAGAAATGAAAGAAGCAAAGATTGTAGAAGTTCCTAACGTGATTGGAATGTCTGTAGAAAAAGCGAAAAAAACGTTAGAAAAAGAAGGCGTTCAAGTGATTGTGCTTGGGAAAGGCTCTAAAGTTGAACGACAGCTTCCAGAAGAACATATTTCGATATTAGAACACGAAAAAGTGATCATTCAAACCGATGGTAAGCTCACCATTCCAGATATGACTGGTTGGTCGAAACGGGATGTCATGAAAGTAGCAGAAATTGCGGAATTAGAATTGAATATGGTCGGTAAAGGTTTTGTCATTAATCAAAATTTAAAACCGAATTCACCGGTTAAAAAAGGAGATCAACTCGTCGTTACTTTCCAAACGCCAGAAGAAAAGATGAATTCGGAAATGGAAGAAACGGGAGAAGAAGAAGAGCTTCCATTAAATTAATGAGAGCTAGTGAATGAATCGCTAGCTCTTTATTTATCTACTTTTTGGTTGGATAAAACATGTTAGTAAAATATCTGCTTGGCAAGCTGTGAATGGCGTTGGCGAGTATTTATCCGCTAGTGGCAAGTAAAACTTCGGATTTGGCAAGTAATTTTTCAAGATTGGCAAGTAAACTTCCAAAACCAGCAAGTAAATACTGAATTTAGCAAGTAAACTGGTAAGTTGGTAAAAATATTAAAATTAATTATTTTATTGGATTAGTAACCTTAACTATTCCTACTGGACAAAATGAAAAAGAAACCTAGAGTTTTCCTGTTCACTGATAACCGGATCCGGCAACCGGGTATGGATTCATTGAAGGTCTAATCCAAAAGGTACAAGCATATATTGGAACGAGCCTGATAAAGAGGAGGTTCGTCCGTTGAAGCGTGTGTCCAATGTCACTGTAAGGCGTCGGCTAGTATTAACGCTTATTTTTGGATTATTGATTTTTTTAATTATCGACTTACGACTAGGCTATGTGCAATTTGTATTAGGCGATTGGTTAACGGGAAAAGCACAAGATTTATGGAGTCGAAATATTCCGTTTGAACCAGAGAGAGGAAAAATATTAGATCGTAACGGTGTCGAGCTAGCAACTAATCAAAGTGCACCAACTGTTTACGTTGTACCTAGACAAGTAGAAGATCCTGTAGAAACGGCGGAAAAACTTGCGGCAGTATTGAACATGTCGAAAGAAAAAGCGTATCAACATGTAACGAAGAAAACGAACATTGAACGAATCCATCCGGAAGGTAGAAAAATCTCCATTGAAAAAGCGAACGAAATCATGGATTTAAATTTAAAAGGGGTGTATATCGGTGAAGATTCGAAACGATATTACCCATTTGGAGATTATTTGTCACACGTTTTGGGGTTTGCTGGGGTGGATAACCAAGGATTAATGGGATTGGAATTGTATTACGATAAAGAGCTGAGTGGTGAAAAAGGCTCAGTTCAATTTTACTCCACTGCGAAAGGACAACGAATGCCGGAAATGCCAGACGATTATCAACCACCAGTGGATGGGTTAGACTTAAAGCTAACCATTGATACGAAAGTGCAAACGATTGTTGAGCGGGAACTCGATAATGCAGAAGCGACATATCAGCCGGATGGAATTATAGCGGTAGCAATGAATCCAAACAATGGGGAAATATTAGCGATGGCGAGTCGACCGAACTTTGATCCAGGTGATTTTCAAAGCGTTCCCCCAGAGATTTATAACCGTAATTTACCAATTTGGAGTACGTATGAACCAGGATCGACGTTTAAAATTATCACTTTAGCCGCTGCGTTAGAGGAAGGAAAAGTCGATTTAGAAAATGGAAGATTTTATGATCCAGGTCACATTGAAGTAGCTGGGGCAAAGTTACGTTGTTGGAAAAGAGGTGGACACGGTTCACAAACGTTTCTTGAAGTGGTTCAAAATTCTTGTAACCCAGGGTTTGTTGAATTAGGTCAACGGCTTGGGAAAGAAACGTTATTTCAATATATTAAAGACTTCGGGTTCGGGCAAAAAACGGGCATCGATTTACATGGAGAGGGAACCGGTATTTTATTTAATCTAGAAAAGGTCGGTCCAGTGGAACTCGCTACAACTGCATTTGGTCAAGGGGTGGCCGTCACACCGATTCAGCAAGTAGCTGCAGTGGCGGCAGCGGTGAATGGAGGAATTTTGTATCAACCGTATGTGGCGAAAGAACTGATTGACCCAAATACCGGTGAAGTTGTGATGCGAAACACCCCTGTGGCGAAGCGTCGGGTGATTTCTGAAGAGACGTCAGAACAAATTCGCTATGCCCTAGAAAGCGTTGTCGCTCAAGGAACAGGGAAAAATGCTTTTGTAGAGTCGTATCGTGTCGGTGGAAAGACAGGGACGGCCCAAAAAGCCCAAAATGGGAAATATTTAGAAAATAATCATATCGTCTCGTTTATCGGATTTGCTCCAGCCGATGATCCGCAAATTGTCGTTTACGTAGCAGTAGATAATCCAAAGGGAACCGTTCAATTCGGGGGCGTTGTCGCTGCTCCCATTGTAGGAAACATCATCCGAGATACGTTGCCGGTGTTAGGGGTAGAACCACGAAAAGACCAAATTGAAAAAGAAAGAACCTACTTGGACACGCCGATGGTGGAAGTACCAGATTTGGTTGGCTTAACACGAAAAGAAATTGTTCAAAAATTTTTCAACTTGAAATTAGACGTTACTGGAACTGGAACAACGGTTGTAAAACAAGCACCAGAACCTGGTGTAAAGGTCAAAGAAGGGTCGACCATTCGCATCTATTTAGGTGAAGAGTAGGCTGTCATAAATGACGGCCTGTCTCTTCTTCATTACACTTTCTTTACTTTTACAAAATTAGCATAGACAACGGTTTTTCGGTAAAATATAATGTGATTGTTTCCATACATATGAGAGGGATGAAACCAATGGATTTACAAACATTACTTTCATACTTACCAATTAAAAAAGTGCTTCATCATGGAAACCCTATGATTACTTCTATTGAAAATAATCATCAACATGTGAAAAATGGAAGTTTATTTGTTTGCATCACAGGGGCTCGATTTGATGGGCATAACTTTGCCGAAGAAGCTGTAAAGAAAGGTGCAGTCGCTCTTTTAGCAGAAAAAGACGTAAAGGTAACTGTACCAACCATAATTGTCAAAGATACAAAAAAAGCCCTTGCACTTTTAGCGGATATTTTTTATGGACAACCTACCCACAAATTCCGATTAATTGGAGTAACGGGGACGAATGGAAAAACAACGACGACACAAATAATTGACCATTTGTTTCAACAAGCAGGTGAAAAAACCGGCTTAATTGGCACCATGTACATGAAAATTGGTGACCGAAAAATAGAAACGAAAAATACGACACCGGATAGCTTAACGTTACAAAAAACGTTTAAAGCAATGGTAGATGATAAAGTAACTACTGCGGTGATGGAAGTTTCCTCTCATGCGCTCGTTCAAGGTCGTGTGCATGGATGTGATTACGATATCGCTATTTTCACGAACTTAACACAGGATCATCTCGATTATCACGGAACGATGGACGAATACCGTCGGGCCAAAGGTCTTCTATTTGCCCAATTAGGAAACACGTTCCATCACAATCGTCCGAAATATGCTATTATGAATAGCGATGATCCAGCTACAACTGAATTTATGATAGAAACCGCTGGAGCACACGTAGTTACTTACGGTATTGAAAAAGAAGCAGATTTTCGTGCAACGGATATTCAATTACACCCAACCGGAACGAGATTCCTTTTGCACTATCCTGAAGGAACAGCAACCGTCAACATGAAGTTAGTTGGAAAATTTAACGTTTATAATGTATTAGCGGCGGTTGCAGCAGCATATGTTTCCGGAATGGAAATACATACGATTTTACAAGGTATACAATCGTTAACGGGTGTTGCTGGACGGTTTGAAGTAGTGGATGGCGGTCAAAACTTCTCCGTCATCGTCGACTATGCGCATACGCCAGATAGTCTGGAAAATGTGTTAAAAACAGTCAAGCAATTAACAGACAAGCGTATATTTGTGGTCGTTGGTTGTGGAGGCGATCGAGATAAAACGAAACGGCCGATAATGGCTCGGATTGCGTGTCAATATGCAGACATCCCGGTCTTTACATCAGACAATCCTCGTTCAGAAGATCCGATGCAAATTTTACGGGATATGGAACAAGGAGCCGAAGGACAGGCGTATCAATTGATACCTGACCGTAAACAAGCGATTTTTTGGGCAATTGAAGAAGCAAATCAAGGCGATGTCGTCCTTATTGCCGGTAAAGGGCATGAGACGTATCAAATTATTGGCGACCAAGTCCTTGATTTTGATGATCGTCAAGTAGCATTAGAAGCGATTAAGGGGCGTCTATAATGCTCACATTTCAAGATGTATCATCGGTTTGTCCCAATTTTCGGGGGGCAAAAGACGAACAAATTCGTTTTCATTCGTTGTTGCTTGACCTATCCCTAAATGGGGAGAAAGGATTATATATCGCGTTAACATCCTTTGACATACTAAAGGCGATTGAACAAGGGGCCATCGCGGCCATGTGGCCTTCCAATCAACCTTTACCAGCAGCAGTACCAACACTTTTTCCTGTGTTTTTTGTCGAAAGGGTGGACGAAGCACTTCTCACCCTTTTAAAAACATACTTACAGAAATTAAATAAAGAAGAGTGGGAGCAGATGACAAACATCGTTTTTACAAAAGATAAACTTCTGAATGATTGGATTAAAACATATGATAGGGCAATAAAGAAGGAAATTTTTCGATACATTACCAAATTGCAGCAACACATCAATAGGAAGAAAGGTGGGGATAAAAGATGTTAGAGCAAGTACTTTTATTTACGTTGCTAATGGCCTTTTTAATTGCCGTTCTTTTATCTCCAATATTTATCCCTTTTTTACGAAGATTAAAATTTGGCCAAAGCATTCGGGAAGAGGGACCAAAATCTCATCAGATAAAGTCAGGTACCCCAACCATGGGCGGAATTGTCATTTTAATATCTATTATCATTTCAACTCTTTTAATGACAATGAAGTATTCCAAGCCGAGTGTAGAGATATACTTATTGTTACTCGTTACAATTGGTTTTGGTTTATTAGGATTTCTTGATGATTTTATCAAGGTCGTAATGAAACGAAATTTAGGCTTAACCTCTAAGCAAAAATTATTCGGGCAAATTGTCAATTCAGTGATCTTTTATATCGTATTTCAACAACACGACTTTTCAACGGTGATTACGGTACCTTTGATTGATTGGTCGATTGATTTAGGACATTTTTATGTATTATTCATTATTTTTTGGTTAGTAGGTTTTTCCAATGCAGTGAATTTAACAGATGGTTTAGATGGTTTAGTATCCGGCACATCGGCCATTGCTTTCGGAACGTTGGCCATCTTAGCATGGAATCAATCTCAATATGATGTAGCGATTTTTTCTGTTGCTGTTGTAGGTGCGGTTCTCGGGTTTCTCGTCTTTAATGCCCACCCGGCAAAAGTGTTTATGGGAGATACCGGTTCCCTTGCCCTCGGAGGAGCTATTGCAACGGTTGCGATTTTAACGAAATTGGAATTTTTGCTAGTTTTAATTGGTGGTGTATTTGTCATCGAGACTTTATCTGTCATTATTCAAGTCATTTCTTTTAAAACGACAGGTAAGCGAGTATTTCGGATGAGCCCGTTGCATCACCATTATGAACTCAAGGGTTGGTCCGAATGGCGAGTGGTCGTTACGTTCTGGACTGTCGGATTATTATTTTCCATTTTAGCAACATATATCGAGGTGTGGATGTAGTTGAAAACGATCAAAAAATATGAAAATAAAAAAGTCCTTGTATTAGGATTAGCGAAAAGCGGGGTAAGTGCTGCCTCGCTTTTACATAAGTTAGGTGCTTTTGTTACCGTCAATGATTACAAACCGTTGTCGGAAAACCCAGAAGCTCAAAACTTATTAGATGAAGGAATTAAGGTCATTTGCGGAGGTCATCCGCTTGAGCTCATCGATGAAGGATTTGAACTCATTGTGAAAAACCCCGGAATTCCTTATGACAACCCGTTAGTAGAACGGGCTCTTAAAAAAGGGATTCCAATTATTACAGAAGTCGAGCTTGCATACGAAATTTGTGAAGCAGAGTTTATTGGTATCACGGGGACGAATGGGAAAACAACAACGACGACGCTCATTTTTGAAATGTTAAAAGAAGGTGGGAAAGCTCCGTTAATTGCTGGGAATATCGGAAAAGTAGCTTCTGAAGTCGTTCAACAGGCGACGAAAGCGAATGATATTGTCATTGAACTTTCATCGTTTCAATTAATGGGCATTGACAAATTTTGTCCGAAAATTGCGGTACTAACAAATATTTACGACGCCCATTTAGATTATCACGGTACAAAACAAGAGTATGTCAATGCAAAAGCTCAACTCATTAAAAATCAAACTAAAACCGACTATTTTGTTTACAACGCTGATCAAGACGAAGTTGTCGCTATTGCAAATAGTGGAAAAGGGATGCACGTTCCGTTTTCAACTACTCGTAAAGTTTCTATTGGGGCGTACATCGAAAACGGTTGGCTTATGTTTCAAACAGAGCGAATTATGCCTGTCAAAGAAATTCGCCTTCCAGGTCAACATAATTTAGAAAACATTTTAGCCGCGGTTGCGGTTGTAAAGTTAAAAGGGGTTTCCAATGACGCCATATACCGGGTGTTAACAACGTTTAGCGGTGTCAAACACCGGACTCAATTTGTAAAAGAGCTTAATGGAAGAGCGTTCTATAATGATTCAAAGGCAACGAATATTTTAGCAACACAAAGTGCATTGAAGGCGTTCGATCAGCCGGTCATTTTACTCGCAGGCGGACTTGACCGTGGCAATAATTTTGATGAACTTGTTCCAGCGATGAAAAACGTAAAAGCACTTATTACGTTTGGGCAGACGGCACAAAAGATTGCCGATGCTGGGAACAAAGCTGGAATAGAAACGATTCGGCGTGTCGATAATGTAGAAGAAGCTGTTCCGGTTGCATACGAATTATCTTCTCCAGGAGATGTCATCTTGCTATCACCAGCTTGTGCAAGCTGGGATCAATATAAAACTTTTGAAGTCCGTGGTGATATTTTTATTGAAGCTGTGCATAAGTTAAAATGAGAGCTTGACTCAATAGAAACATACACCTAGACGAAAACACCGGTATTTAAGCTCTACTAGGTGTGAGAGGTGTTGTCATGTGCCGGTCAAGAAATCGACGCCTGATTTTCTTTTAGTAATAGTCACATTATCGTTACTAGCCGTCGGATTAATTATGGTGTATAGTGCTAGTGCTGTATGGGCGAGTTATAAATTTGACGATTCGTTTTTCTTTGTGAAGCGCCAGCTACTGTTTGCAGGAGTTGGAGTATTTGCCATGTTTTTTTTAATGAACATCGATTATTGGACATGGCGGACATGGGCCAAAGTTTTGTTAATTGTATGTTTTGTTTTACTCATCTTAGTGCTAATTCCAGGAATCGGAGTTGTTCGAAATGGCTCTCGCAGCTGGATTGGTGTCGGGGCATTTTCTATTCAACCTTCTGAATTTATGAAACTAGCCATGATTGCCTTTTTAGCGAAATTTTTATCGGAACGACAAAAAATGATTACCTCTTTTAAGCGAGGATTGCTTCCTTCGCTATCCATTGTGTTTCTTGCGTTTGCCATGATTATGTTACAGCCCGATTTAGGGACAGGGACGGTCATGGTGGGGACGTGTGTGGTGATGATTTTTATCTCAGGTGCCCGTATTAGCCATTTTATTATGTTAGGGATGGTGGGATTAGTAGGTTTTGCAGGATTAGTGTTATCTGCCCCTTATCGAATCAAACGTATTACCTCCTTTTTAGATCCGTGGTCTGATCCGTTAGGGAGCGGTTTTCAAATTATCCAGTCGCTTTATGCTATCGGTCCAGGGGGCTTGTTCGGATTAGGACTTGGGCAAAGTCGTCAAAAGTTTTTTTATTTACCAGAGCCACAAACGGATTTTATTTTTGCTATTATTTCTGAAGAGCTTGGGTTTATCGGGGCGACGTTTGTTCTATTGTTGTTCGCTTTACTATTGTGGCGAGGGATTCGTATATCGTTAGGTGCACCGGATTTATACGGTAGTTTGTTGGCAGTAGGCATTATTTCGATGATTGCCATACAAGTGATGATTAATGTTGGTGTTGTAACAGGCTTGATGCCAGTTACCGGAATCACGTTGCCTTTTTTAAGCTACGGAGGCTCTTCCTTAACATTAATGTTAATGGCTGTAGGTGTATTGTTAAATATCAGCCGTTATGCAAGGTATTAAATGAAAGAAACCTGTAGTTGATACAGGTTTCTTTTCGTTCGTATTGAATTACATTTAATTGGTAAAATTAGAAAATTGGAAAGTAAAAGATGACAAACGGAAAGTAAATACCGAAAAACAGAAAGAAAAAAGAATGAAACGGAAAGAAACAGCCAACGAAAGTCCTCCGCAGGTCCTCCAGCGCGCGTCGAGGCTAATCAGTCGCCTTCGCTTTTCTTACAATAATTCAGTTTTTTTAAATTTCAATGACATTGTTTTACTAACGCCCATGTGTTGTTTAGAATATAGTAGAATAGGGTATCGATGTTAAGGATACATACGTTAAATATATGAGGATACATACGAAAAAGTTTATGAAGATCTGAGGTGGAAACATGAAAATTGTCGTCAGTGGGGGAGGAACGGGCGGCCATATATATCCAGCATTAGCGTTTATCCGTTCCTTGCAACAAAATCACCGGGACACGCAATTTTTATATATAGGTACAGAAAAAGGGCTGGAGTCGAAGCTAGTTCCGCGAGAAAATATTCCTTTTAAAGCAATCGAAATTACTGGTTTTAAGCGCTCATTGTCGTTGGAAAATTTTAAAACCGTTTATCGATTTTTAAAAGGTGTGAAAGATAGTAAAGCGTATTTAAAAGAATTTCAACCCGATGTCGTTATTGGAACGGGTGGCTACGTCTCTGGACCAGTTGTGTATGCAGCGGCGAAATTGGGTATTCCAACAATTATTCATGAACAAAATAGTGTCCCCGGTTTAACAAACAAATTTTTAAGTCGGTACGTAGATTATGTGGCTACGTGTTTTGAATCATCCCATTCGTACTTTCCGGCAGATAAAGTCGTATTGACGGGAAATCCTCGTGCGACCGAAGTGGTAGGTGCCAATGGGAAAGGCGTTTTAGAAAGATTCGGATTATCTCATGAGCTGCCAACCGTTCTTATTTTTAGTGGATCACGTGGTGCTCGGCCGATTAATGAAGCGGTTGTGGAAATGTTAAAAAATTATCCAACCCCTCCCTTTCAAGTGTTATATGTTACTGGTGATGCTCATTATGAACAGGTACAAGAAAAGTTATTAAACACAAAGACCAACCATGTATCGGTTGTACCGTTCATTCATAACATGCCTGAAGTATTGGCAAGTGTCGATCTTGTTGTCTCAAGAGCTGGAGCGACAACATTAGCCGAACTTACAGCTTTAGGTGTACCGTCCATATTAATACCGAGTCCGTATGTGACGAATAATCATCAAGAAAAAAATGCCCGGGCGTTAACGGAAAAAGATGCAGCTATGTTAATCCTTGAAAACGAGTTAACTAGTGAACGTTTGTACAAGAAAATTGAATCTATTTTATCTAACGAAAAAAAGTTAGCGTTAATGAAAAAGAACGCGAAAGCTTTAGGCATACCAGATGCTTCGAATCGCTTGTATAACTTAATTCAATCGTTAACGAAGTAAAATGAACCTTCGGAGAGGAGCGAAAAAATTGAAGGAATTGATTCATAAATTGCAGGAAGCTAATGTAGGGAAGGTGAAAATACAAGAACCGCTTTCCTTGCATACAACCATCAAAATTGGTGGTCCAGCAGATGTTTTTGTGGAACCAAACTCGATAGAAGACTTAAAAAAAACGATGGATATTATAACAAAATATGATGTACCATGGCGAGCGATTGGTCGAGGTTCAAACCTTTTAGTGTC
Encoded here:
- the rsmH gene encoding 16S rRNA (cytosine(1402)-N(4))-methyltransferase RsmH, encoding MFKHTTVLLKETVDGLQVKPDGIYVDCTLGGAGHSEYLLSQLSEKGRLIAFDQDEMALTHAKEKLSNYEDRVTFVKSNFRYIKEELNRLGINQVDGVIYDLGVSSPQLDLPERGFSYQHDVPLDMRMDLDKELTAYDIVNHWPFEELVRIFSKYGEERFSKQIARKIEQSRERKPIETTGELVELIKEGIPAPARRKGGHPAKRVFQAIRIAVNDELGAFEESLKKAIELLKPGGRISVITFHSLEDRICKTIFKEYSQAPDLPPGLPIIPQEFKPVLKLVTRKPILPSDEELEQNNRARSAKLRIAEKR
- the ftsL gene encoding cell division protein FtsL, whose amino-acid sequence is MGNVARKYQTQESVNHQPKQTVQTKVRQKVGITKGEKLLGALFITFICVMAVQLIQAQADIYAVNKEIQDVQKAIQEQEKQNEQLQLQVNELSTYERIWQKAKELGLDLNENNVKVVQKK
- a CDS encoding penicillin-binding protein — its product is MNQVKGNMKRGAVILFLIFSLLFFILIFRFMVIQITGEVDGKVLAAKAAQQHLRSAVLEATRGNIYDQHGEVIAEDTVSYSLIAILDPKVTTDMEHPRHVVDPEMTAEKLATVLSMSKEEIYQILTKKGRFQVEFGSAGRNLTVHEKEQIESLNLPGITFIEDRKRSYPNGVFASHLIGFAEKEVVNGKEELVGVLGIEKSFNDLLKGKDGYIQYESDIWEYILPNSTKMVKKPQNGKDIYLTIDKKIQTFLEDALTEVEKEYSPKKMIAIVADPKTGRILAMGQRPSFHLETREGINQSWHNEVVEWAYEPGSTMKIFSLAAAVEEGVFHPEDTYVSGSYRLESGGSIRDHNGKGWGKITFLEGVQRSSNVAFAYLLEKMGTDVFREYLDAFKFGVPTGIGLPNEPSGHILYNWPIEKVTTAFGQGTTVTPLQLIQAMTAIANDGKMMKPYVIEKIVDPDTNKVIKQSEPAVVGTPISKQTAKEVRDILETVVSAPEGTGHAYQLEGYDVAGKTGTAQIPNPDGRGYLTGWDNYLFSFLGIAPKDDPQLIMYVAIQQPDLDDEKYESGSAPVSKIFNPVMKNSLQYLNIQPKEMKEAKIVEVPNVIGMSVEKAKKTLEKEGVQVIVLGKGSKVERQLPEEHISILEHEKVIIQTDGKLTIPDMTGWSKRDVMKVAEIAELELNMVGKGFVINQNLKPNSPVKKGDQLVVTFQTPEEKMNSEMEETGEEEELPLN
- a CDS encoding stage V sporulation protein D → MSNVTVRRRLVLTLIFGLLIFLIIDLRLGYVQFVLGDWLTGKAQDLWSRNIPFEPERGKILDRNGVELATNQSAPTVYVVPRQVEDPVETAEKLAAVLNMSKEKAYQHVTKKTNIERIHPEGRKISIEKANEIMDLNLKGVYIGEDSKRYYPFGDYLSHVLGFAGVDNQGLMGLELYYDKELSGEKGSVQFYSTAKGQRMPEMPDDYQPPVDGLDLKLTIDTKVQTIVERELDNAEATYQPDGIIAVAMNPNNGEILAMASRPNFDPGDFQSVPPEIYNRNLPIWSTYEPGSTFKIITLAAALEEGKVDLENGRFYDPGHIEVAGAKLRCWKRGGHGSQTFLEVVQNSCNPGFVELGQRLGKETLFQYIKDFGFGQKTGIDLHGEGTGILFNLEKVGPVELATTAFGQGVAVTPIQQVAAVAAAVNGGILYQPYVAKELIDPNTGEVVMRNTPVAKRRVISEETSEQIRYALESVVAQGTGKNAFVESYRVGGKTGTAQKAQNGKYLENNHIVSFIGFAPADDPQIVVYVAVDNPKGTVQFGGVVAAPIVGNIIRDTLPVLGVEPRKDQIEKERTYLDTPMVEVPDLVGLTRKEIVQKFFNLKLDVTGTGTTVVKQAPEPGVKVKEGSTIRIYLGEE
- a CDS encoding UDP-N-acetylmuramoyl-L-alanyl-D-glutamate--2,6-diaminopimelate ligase, which gives rise to MDLQTLLSYLPIKKVLHHGNPMITSIENNHQHVKNGSLFVCITGARFDGHNFAEEAVKKGAVALLAEKDVKVTVPTIIVKDTKKALALLADIFYGQPTHKFRLIGVTGTNGKTTTTQIIDHLFQQAGEKTGLIGTMYMKIGDRKIETKNTTPDSLTLQKTFKAMVDDKVTTAVMEVSSHALVQGRVHGCDYDIAIFTNLTQDHLDYHGTMDEYRRAKGLLFAQLGNTFHHNRPKYAIMNSDDPATTEFMIETAGAHVVTYGIEKEADFRATDIQLHPTGTRFLLHYPEGTATVNMKLVGKFNVYNVLAAVAAAYVSGMEIHTILQGIQSLTGVAGRFEVVDGGQNFSVIVDYAHTPDSLENVLKTVKQLTDKRIFVVVGCGGDRDKTKRPIMARIACQYADIPVFTSDNPRSEDPMQILRDMEQGAEGQAYQLIPDRKQAIFWAIEEANQGDVVLIAGKGHETYQIIGDQVLDFDDRQVALEAIKGRL
- a CDS encoding phospho-N-acetylmuramoyl-pentapeptide-transferase; the encoded protein is MLEQVLLFTLLMAFLIAVLLSPIFIPFLRRLKFGQSIREEGPKSHQIKSGTPTMGGIVILISIIISTLLMTMKYSKPSVEIYLLLLVTIGFGLLGFLDDFIKVVMKRNLGLTSKQKLFGQIVNSVIFYIVFQQHDFSTVITVPLIDWSIDLGHFYVLFIIFWLVGFSNAVNLTDGLDGLVSGTSAIAFGTLAILAWNQSQYDVAIFSVAVVGAVLGFLVFNAHPAKVFMGDTGSLALGGAIATVAILTKLEFLLVLIGGVFVIETLSVIIQVISFKTTGKRVFRMSPLHHHYELKGWSEWRVVVTFWTVGLLFSILATYIEVWM